One Hordeum vulgare subsp. vulgare chromosome 4H, MorexV3_pseudomolecules_assembly, whole genome shotgun sequence DNA window includes the following coding sequences:
- the LOC123451164 gene encoding polygalacturonase-like, whose amino-acid sequence MSGHRLTLLLVALTALVGLAAADAEYNVVDYGARPDGGADSAAAFQAAWGAACNDTGRSGSRPVLRVPAGRFLLSRAYFKGPCRSAGVVVAIDGNGTVFAPPVVDSMAWIMFHHADGLAIRGGTLDGQGQEYWACKKDGRCTGQGPRTLDISQSKGVSVEQLTLLDSKNVHIAIFDSTGVTVEGVRIVAPANSPNTDGIHAQLSRHVRILNTTIGTGDDCVSLGPGTSDVLIRDIKCGPGHGISIGSLGGQAGEEGVRNVTVERAVLTGTTNGLRIKTWGMPNPGSVTGVSFSQVTMHRVANPILVDQDYCPRKVDCPGKSSGVQISDVSYEDIEGTSTTPVAVKFNCSATNPCSGIKLRNIRLTYRQKRPAQAKCRNAGGSASGEVRPASCF is encoded by the exons ATGAGCGGCCATAGACTCACGCTACTGCTGGTCGCGTTGACGGCACTGGTTGGATTGGCGGCAGCGGACGCGGAGTACAACGTGGTGGACTACGGCGCGAGACCCGACGGCGGGGCGGACTCGGCGGCGGCGTTCCAGGCCGCGTGGGGCGCGGCGTGCAACGACACGGGACGCTCCGGCTCCCGGCCGGTGCTGCGCGTGCCGGCGGGTAGGTTCTTGCTCAGCCGGGCCTACTTCAAGGGCCCCTGCCGGAGCGCTGGCGTGGTCGTCGCCATCGACGGCAACGGCACCGTCTTCGCGCCGCCGGTTGTGGACAGCATGGCGTGGATCATGTTCCACCACGCCGACGGCCTGGCGATCCGCGGCGGCACGCTGGACGGGCAGGGGCAGGAGTACTGGGCGTGCAAGAAGGACGGCAGGTGCACCGGACAGGGCCCCAGG ACGCTGGACATTAGCCAGTCCAAGGGCGTGAGCGTGGAGCAGCTGACGCTGCTCGACAGCAAGAACGTCCACATTGCCATCTTCGACTCCACCGGTGTCACGGTCGAGGGCGTCAGGATCGTCGCGCCGGCCAACAGCCCCAACACCGACGGCATCCATGCCCAGCTCTCCCGCCACGTGCGCATCCTCAACACCACGATCGGTACTGGCGACGACTGCGTCTCCCTGGGGCCCGGCACCTCCGACGTGCTCATCAGAGACATCAAGTGCGGCCCGGGCCACGGCATCAG CATCGGGAGCCTGGGAGGGCAGGCCGGAGAGGAGGGGGTGAGGAACGTGACCGTGGAGAGGGCGGTGCTGACGGGCACGACCAACGGCTTGCGGATCAAGACATGGGGGATGCCCAACCCCGGCTCCGTCACGGGCGTCTCCTTCTCGCAGGTCACCATGCACCGCGTGGCGAACCCCATCCTCGTCGACCAGGACTACTGCCCCCGCAAGGTCGATTGCCCGGGCAAG AGCTCGGGGGTGCAGATCAGCGACGTTTCTTACGAGGACATCGAGGGCACGTCGACGACGCCCGTGGCGGTGAAGTTCAACTGCAGCGCCACCAACCCCTGTAGCGGGATCAAGCTCAGGAACATCAGGCTGACGTACCGGCAAAAGCGGCCGGCGCAGGCCAAGTGCCGAAACGCCGGCGGGTCCGCGTCCGGAGAGGTCAGACCGGCGAGCTGCTTCTGA